The genomic DNA CTTCTGGTGATGCAAATTCCGAAGACCAGTGTGTGACTGCCAAGCAATGATCAAAAATCATCCAGGGACCGCCGGTGACGACTTTCTCTTTGTCTGCTTCTTGATCAAATTTGACCATGTAGAAGCCATTGTCATTATCCATAATTTCAAAGCCGCTTTGTAGCTTCCAAATTCTTTGTAGCCGGTCTTTCATGGTGTTGTATCCGAGGGTCTTCCCTAGCAATTTGACAGCCAAAGCATCTTTCCATGGTGTGCACAATTCTTGAAATGTCGCAGGTTCTAGAAATACCTTAGGGAGGAGGCGGTTGCCATTTTCCAGCTCAATGCGGAcaagtttctttttaattaagtcCTCTTTTTCACGTGTTGGGATAACATTGGTGGATCCTAAAAGTTTATCTCTGAAGGAAATCTTGGTTTTGGGGGGGTCGGGCGGTTTGTTGGAGTGTTGTGGGTTTGGTTCATCTTGGACGGAGAAGACAAACTCAGAGCTTATTGTAGGTTTGGTTCACCTCGTCGTTACGTTAAAAACAAATTGACCATAATGAGTAATCTGACATAAGGATTAACTTCAGTTCAattttatatgttaaaaaattaaattatcatttttataagttataagACTAGCTTGAGACAAAAAGActaactataaaaaataaattaggtgaCCACAAAGATATTtaactaaaattattatataaacaaTGTTTTACTTCTATGTTAACTCTATCACTATAAAGTCGAACTTTAAAACCATTATGAGAAACTGATAGGAGTTGCAGCATAATTGTTAATGTTATTATGTTTTACATTGTATGGGTAATAAATATAGCCTAATGTTACAAAACAAATCCCAAAAGTATTCAATTTTGTCCATTATTTAACCAAATTAGATTAACATTTTCATCAAACAAgtaaacaaatatataataacactttttttttttttttaaatctaatgGCAAGATCTAGCATTTATATTGTTTTGGtggttttcttttttgctaCAGCACTAGCTAAACTCACCGTTAATCAACAACAGTATTTGCGTGATTGTGCAGTAAAAATGGGAAAACAGTGTGGGAcccaattttttaacaaattgttCACTCATGATAAGACTATAATTACTAGAGATTGTTGCTATAAAATTCTTCAAGTGGGTTATTCTTGTCACATCAAAATGACTGTGTTTATTCTCGAAAACGATCCAGGGTTTAAAAATGCAGATCGAAATGATTATCTTACTAAAAGTGatcatatttttcaaaagtgtGATCGTGTTACCGAACCtgaaaaccaaaaatttctAGCCAAGTGTGTGGAAAAAATAGGTGCTGATTGTGGAGATCAAGTGTATAACAACCTGACTCGTGATGGGAGCATAACAAAACAATGTTGCAAAAAGCTCGTGAAAACCGGTGAAAAATGTCATACCAATATGGCAAAGGCTTTGATTCGTACACCAGCAATGGCGAATATTGATCCAgatgaatttttagagaaaaaccAGAAAATATTTGATGATTGTGAACGTACggaataaaaattatttatataaaattaactaTATCCATAGTTGAAaatttttgttcataagagaACATGAGGAAACTAAATGCATACTACGTTTTATAATTGCTTCATTTACCAATAAAAAACTTTCTGCTATCATTGTCATGTATAAGATATTGTATTTACTTCCTATATTTCATaactatttttatattctaGTCTTCATGACAATCATGGGTGGCTTATGGTTTTTCACATAACACAATTGAAGAATTAAATAGTTATTCAACAATTGAAAATAGTAGTTATGGAggataaaataataaagctATGAAGTACAAACACTTCTCATATTAAACGTGTTTTAGTGTCGTATgtgtgtcgtgtccgacaccgacacataatTACACCGAGTATGTGATTTTTCTCACattattagcggtgtcggcGTGTTagtgtccatgcttcatagtAATAAAGTCTTTTTTTTGGGAAACTTTTGGACATTTAACTTTGATAAGATCATCAGAAAAGCAAGCAAAATTTCTTGACAACACGCCAGAGAAATCTATATTTGGCAAAACTGAATAAACAATTCATATTATGATCATCAGGAGAAATCATTGTACAACCTACACTTGATTTCATCCTCCTCACTCCAAATCAAAGCTGGAATGAGTCTTTCATTTGTTCTAGATTAACTAACTATATATACTCAATACTTATAACCCATGTAACTCATTCGAGACCGAAAATCGCGATGTTCGTACAATGAGCCTCCATATTCAACAGGTGTGATGACCACAGATTCCTTCTTCCCATCCTGTTCCTGCACTGCCCCGAAAACTACCTCATTGGTTGTCTCATTGGTCTGCTCATAGAAAGTGTGAGGGACCGATGATTGGTACTGATGGCGataatgatgtttttgttgctgctgctgctgttgttgctgttgttgttgtggttgtggttgtggttgtggttgttgttgctgatgttGATCTCCATCCCACCCACTGTAGAATGCTTTACTTTGCCGCAACTGTTGAATTTTTTCTGCATCTTTCGACATGAAAGGATAGGTTTTTCGAGGGGTTGGCGCCCTTGTGTCGATAGACGGTGGTTCATCTTCGCGAGGAATCACGAAACTTTCCTGTGCTGGCCAATCATTCACTTGCTTCTGAGATTGTTGGATCAGTGTTTGCCTTTGAAATTGGTGGTAGCTCTGTGGTCTTCTTCTGAAAACAGGAAATAATCCTCCCATTATCTCCACCATTGACGAGCCAGCATTCGCAAGAAGCTTCCCAAGAGATCCAAAGAAACTTTCTTCCTGCTTTTCGGGTTCATATTCTGATGGAATCAATGGAGGCCTGACAGATTTCAAGGGCTTTTGATATGTACTTCGAGAAACAGAAGGCATTACTGTTAGTGGAACCTGAGCCTGCAAAAAGCATAAGATATTTAGTGACTGTGATAAGCACTGACACATGCAtcggacacgacactgacacgccaACACCCGCAATACTTgagaaaatagaataaatgaatGTAAACATGTCGGACATCGGGTACGTCTTTTAATTGCTACATAAGTGTCAAACATCGATACATGTCGGACACCGGGCACGTCTTCAATTTGAAGTGTCTGTGCTACATAGCTTATCAACAGAGAATCACATTCATTTATGACCAATTGTattataaaaattcaatataaatgCATCAGAAGGAAGAACACAAGGCTAAGCACTCACATCCTGAGACTCTACAATTGTACCGAGCCTACGCTGCAGCAATGCCAGCATATAACCAAAGAAACCAGCCCCAACAAGCATCGCAATTCCTGCGAACAAAGGAAATAAATCTAAATTTGTAATCAAGACTCAACAGAATTTCTACACAAAAGTTTGTAAGATTTCAGTTTTACCAAGAGGGAAATCACTGCCATATCGATATGCACAATCATCAAAGTGGAGTTGGATCTCCCTAATGGCTTGGTTTCCTCTGTCTACAACAAGCAGGGAACAACTACTTCCAAcataaaccacatcaaagtcaTCAGAAAATTTAGCTTCTTCACTTGGTCCATCAACATGGCCCCCTCCACGGCTCCATTTTCCTCCAGCAATTGTTGTGACCCCTGAAAAAAAGATATCTTAATTCAATGACAAGTGTAACAGTTTACGGGATCTAGAAATGCCATTACAAGAGTACACAAAATTCAACCATTTAGGTATTAAGCATGGACACAATTGAACAACAGCATATCACCGAGAGGGAGAGGATGAAGAAAAATACCCGAATCACTAATTTTCCTAATTGCCATATTTGCAGTATCTGCAACATAAATATTTCCTCGGTCATCAACAGTTATCCCCTTTGGATGGTTCATCCTAGCCTCCCTGAGCCTCCCATCAACATGTCCAGAATATCCTTCAGCTGATCCAGCCACCAGCTTCGGTCTGCTATCTGCAGAATTGCAatgaatgttatatttttcaagTGAATGAAGTATACACATGCAAGGACATAAACTGTTACGGAATAATTATACTACAAGAGAAGCCCCATTGACACATATCAAAATGCATTACATTGATGTGATACATCTTCATTAAGGTCATAGGCTCAGTTAGAATTGGCTTTTTTCTTTAATCGAGAGTTGTCTTATTTGAGCTTGTCTACTAACATATCACTTGTGACTTGTGAGTCTGTTTGAGAACGTTTTAACTCATAACATGTttgtaagctgttttcagcttatttccgtAACCTCTCTAGGATAGGTCATTAAAAAATCTTATAgcttttgtaaaaataatttgactttatttaatcttgttatagaagtagcttatacataagcacttatataataagtgtttatgctataGGTGCTTAATTTAGTTGTTTATTAAAACAGGGTCATAATCATCAgctaaaaaagaaatgaaatcatTTGACATAATCTTCAATACTTGGATGTGTATTTATTCAATTAACTGTTCCAAATCTTTGATGCATAGAGGAGTTAACTAGGAAAAAGTGGAAAAGACACGATGAAGATGCCACATATAAGCTGTAGTCAATTAAACAGGAGAAAAACGATGGTAACAATTAAAAAACCCTTAAACTGTTCAAAACTGATGGAATGATCCACAAGAGTTACACAGCTGCAGTAGGCTACCATCTCAGACAGTAATGAACTTCAATTAGACAAATGACTTCACCCTGACCTGCCATGAATCGTctaaaaaattgcaattaagcTCCGTTTACAAAAATGAAAGGGGAATTCCACGGCAACCCAAGGCAAAGAAAACCATACAAGTTGCATGATAAGAAATGCAAGACcctgtttcttttttcttttaaaatgaaaGACTCTACTTCCGTGAAAGAACAATGTTAAGCATGTTATAAGTTCAAAATTAAGTTACtcaaggctctgtttggatcaacagcttaattaagcacttatcatataagtgcttctGAATAAGCTAATTTtataacaagataaaataaagtcaaactattttcaaataagcaaaagGCTGTTTTCATAATCTATCATGTTTTCAGACATATCATAAGTTTGTATATATAAGTTCGCCCAAACAGCCTCATTAATTTTAATgctagtagataaactcaaataaaccaatccaaacatgtCCCAAATTCTATATAAGCACTAGTGACTAGCCAATATGATACAATGAAGAGATCAAAATGGTAACAAGCTATCCACACCAAACCCAAAACTAGCTCATCGGCATTCCAAATTCGGATAAAAGCATCCCAAACCACCAATCATCCACAACATAATCCATCAAGTATCTAATCTccaaaaagtaataataattaatttttttatttccaaattATGAATCTAAAAAACAACAAGAGAAGTAAATTAGGCCAATGATCACAAGGTATATGAACCACATTTGAAGAAAACTTACACAAAGAGAGTGATGAAGAGATTCTGTAAAGGTTACTATTAGCAGAATCAAGAATAAGAAGCTCCCCATTATGCAAAACCTCAACAGCATAAGGCTCAATTCCAAGCTTACTTCCATCAAACACAGTTTCCACATTGTAACCACTCTCAAATTTCATCATGGATTTGCTCAAAACCCCTTcaacaaaaacacacaaaaatcaacaaaaacaaaaattcaataaaataaaaaaatggttgatTAATTGAGCATGCAAAGATCCATATTCCATACCAGTTTTGGTGGTAGCTTTAAGTGACCAAACCCATTTAGAAAAAGCAGGAACAGCATTGGAGAGAAACCCAGAAACAAGTTCTGAAAtgaagataaaagaaatgagaaaaAGATGAGAACTTTGAAGAAATGGAAGCAAAAGAAGAAATGGGTTAGTGAGTACTTACTTGCAGGTGAAGTGGTTGATGGTGCAGCTGAAACTGAAACTAAAACTGAGAATGTTCcaaagagaagatgaagaatgaaaGCTAGTAGCAAAATTTGCTTACTCATTTTgctgaagaaaatgaagaacaagTAGTTGTGGAGGTGTAAAAAGTAATAATGGGAGGTGATTGATGAATGTGAAAATGAAACCCTAATTCAtgttgagaaagaagaaaatgaaatagtgtgttttttaatttaatgttatgtggtttttttttcttttttgggttcTTTGCAGAAAAGAGAGGAAAAGGAGTGGAGTTTTTTTTTGAGTGTGTGAGTGAGAAGAGTGTGAAAggttaagagagagagagagagatattgGAAAAAGTAATGACAAGAGAGTGACTACTAGTGGGGCAATGTGTTTCTAAAGACTACATCAAGGTCCCAAAAGTGGGATATAAGTTGATCCAATGGTGGATATCAATTCTTGTGAAAATAAAGTTTACTTTATTGTTTCATAATTTAGTTTTTTGCTAAAGAAAagtatactttttattttttagaataagaataaatttgtgtttgtttgtattttatgtTTAGCATGTGAATCCGGCTAGTAAACTAGCAACTTGAACTATGGATtgattactattattattagtgGTATATGCAGTTTAATATTTATGCATCagtcaattaataatgtattgtCATTATTTATGTGTTTACTTTTGCTTtgtagcaaaaaaaaatcattatttatatgtttgaaaataaataagttcttataattattaattgatgtgagAACATATTACTAATTTATGTGTAAAATAACTTTACATTCATTGTGTATAATTTACATTCACGTgcataaaaattaaatcgttaTCTTATATGAGTTCACTAATTTTATAGTCAAATGAGTTTCATCTACTAAAGCAtttcattttgtaataattCATTTATCTTATAACAATGGTCATTTTTGTTAACAAATTGGTTGAACTCAAGTGTTTAATTAACTTCTTCGTTATAAATGATTTGAAAGAACATGAGTATGATTCATGGATGAAAAACTTTTAATGATACTTTATTTATTGATTATCAAGGTCCCCTTATCCTAACAATGGAAGggtttaaacaatttttttttatcatttttgctCAAATAAATTTGTCCCAATAAAGTCATAAAACAATAAgttttagttgattttttttctcttcggCCGTATCTTCTAACAAATATTACTTGCATCACTTTCAAGTTATTATTTTGGCTTATATATGTAAATCATCCATGTAAGTTCgcgtgttttttgttttcgtccTTGTATCTTTTTTTCTTGCAAAACAACTCCTGTAAGTTATaaatgttttggttttggtccttgtcGTCATCATCATTTGTTACAAAAACGTCTATGTGACAAACCCAGGATGACGTGCCAACGTGTGACGTGACAAACGACGCTGATATGTAGTTTCGTATGTTGAGTCACAAAGttagagggaccaaaatcaaaaaacaaaattcgctGAGGGACCAAATCCAAAAATTCATagaaaacttcatcttcttacttcatttcttcatcttcataatcTTCAACACATCTTCATCGAACAACATAGAAAACTATCTTCATTCATTCAGCTCCCCGTTTCTCTCACTTACACAAATTTGAATTCATTCATCACTCTCTCTTAGATCTCTCTAAGACAACTTCTTTCTAGACAGACACCATCGTTCCATTACTGTTTCAAAggttggttttttattttcatttccatTTGTTAGCTCTTAGTTTTTGCGACCATTTTATCTCTATCactctcttctctcaatttcacTGTCAATGCTCAAGTGGGTCGCTGCTAATTTTAAAACTCATGTACCTATTAAtgtttggcttttttttttataaagtttctgacaaatttttgggtttggtttttttattttggtccctctaaCTTTGTGACTCAGCATATGGAACGACACATCAACGTCGTTTTCCATGTCACACGTCGCCACGTTATGCTCTGTTTGCCACATAGACGTTTTTGTAACAAATAATGGCGGCagagaccaaaaccaaaacatttATAACTTACAGGGGTTGTTTCGCAACAAAAAATATgcagggacgaaaaccaaaaacacgcgaacttaTGGGGattatttacatatttaagcctattatttttaaggattaaatatatttttagtccctacattttgcgctcctttgaagaatagtccctacatttcattaaatatttttaaaatccctacattttttctCTGTTAACACAATTAATCTCTgctgtttatttttgttgatcaGATAAACGAAACATGCCACATAGACGCCACTAAGAAGCCACATGGCCTCATTAATGACACATCATGCCACATGTTAAAAtcctaatttaaataaaaaaattaatatttattatttatcacATCACTCAAAGATTTCAGTTACCATATACACATGCCTTTGTTGGATCCTAAAACCTCTTTCAAAAATGGTATACAATGAGAACTAAAATCTCTTGGATGAAATGCCTTTGTAGTTAACATGTAATTAACTAAAATATCTTAGATGAACTAAAATCTCTTCGCGGTCCGGTTTAGATTAGTTTTGAGGTAAAAAATTAAccgatctaaaataaaaatcatgtgcggttcggttcggtttggattattatgttaaaaaaatccgGTTAATCCGAATCGATCTGATCCAAATATatgcggtttaatttggatcggtttttggatatccaaagtgtaacatgtaattttttttattatattaatattactcatacacaataaaataataggtttgataCAAAGTATGacacaaatttattaaaaaagttaacattACACAATGAAAATAATCGATTATATTTGAAATAGATGAAGtagtaataatatagattaaattaatgcaatatataagattaaatatCAATAAGCAATATATTAgtgcaatatataatactaataaaataataaataagtataaaaatttacttttgcggtttggtttggttcggttcggttttgaaaaCGCAATCCAAAATTTGATCCGATCATAGCGGTTTTTccaaaacaacatccaaacacatccaaaaatattcggttttttgcggttttcggtttatggttcggttttgaaaacGCAATCCGAAATCTGATTTGATCATAGCGGTTTTTCCAAAACAACGtccaaacacatccaaaaatattCGATTTTTTACGGTTTTCGATTTATGAGATCGATTTACGGTTTTATTTTGGACCGATTtggatttgaacacccctagtCACAAACAAATAAGTTGGGTTCAAGTGAGTAGataaatccaatttattaaaacaTTCAGAAAGTATAGAgaataaatataataacaatCACTCAGAATTCTAAAAAAAAGGCATCGCATCTTCAACCAAAACGAATCCATCAATGAATATGTCAACTAAGGTGTTAAGAAATTTGATGATGAGGTTTATTTTTTCTGCAGGGGAGTTAAGAGTCCCTACCATAGAAAGGTTGCCCCAATGTTAAATAGTGTCCACCACTCCACCTTAATCTCTTGacaaattgaaatgaattaaAAGCATTCACTTCAATTATATAACCTTTCATAATGGAATATGTTTTGTGGTCCAATTCCAACCTTCAATGAATAAGGTATTGTCATGGTGTCACTGTCTTGATAACTTTTTCCCCCtttgttttaagttttaactaGTAGTGGTAGTAGCTAAAAAATCTCTTGGGAAAATGGAAAGATTAATTATTAGTATGATGATTAATTTGTAGAATCATCATGTAATGTATTACCATTCATCAAAATTCCTTGCATCTTTGTCTGCAAATAAGAAAGGAAGGTGCAAATGTACAATAAGACATCAtataaatgcaatattaataTGCACATATATATTGGTTTAGGACTTAGGACAAAACATGTAGTCATAATATAATCCATGAAACATTGATGTTGTTTTGAAGGTCATGATGCTGACAATGTGTTGGCTACCACTCTGATCAGAGCAAGCTGGCAATGATGCCATACCACGTGATGACACtattgcaatatatatatatatagcattgGATTCAATATCAGATTcagtcaaaatatttttataaggaagaaaacaaaaagggaCAGTGCAAGACAAAATAACAAGGCCAATTTTCTATTCATTAGTGAAACAACCAACACAAAGTATTTAGTATCATTTTTTCCACACTTCCAATCGCACTTTGAAATGAACAGAAGGATCTCTAACTGAACCACAGTGAATAAGACaacaaaaattcacaaaattattTGTTTGCATGCTTTGTGGAGCTAAATTTTTGTAGGTGCTGAGCACTTTCCCCAACAAAATAATCCTTGAGCTTCACTGGGCTGAAAAATACTTAAGTTTATGCAAAAATATTGAGCTTCATTCTCCTTATCCAATGATATGTTTTGATATAATGTTTAGAAGGGCTAAGTATATGTTTTAGTATAGAAATTATACCAATATTCGTATAAATTATTCGAATATTCCAATCACACTTAATTCACTTTTAATACTTGGCGTGAAGGCAATAGAGATTGGTTAGCTAACTTTAGTTTACCTTTAAACGCTTTTGATTTCCATGTAATGGAGACTCCTCCTATATATGGAACTTCAAAATATTCTCTTTGAAGACAGATGCGGCACTTGCATGCCTCGGAATGTTCGTTTAGATTTATAGTTTTCTTCTTGAACTTTTGCcctctttcataaaaaaaaaaaaataaaaaa from Medicago truncatula cultivar Jemalong A17 chromosome 8, MtrunA17r5.0-ANR, whole genome shotgun sequence includes the following:
- the LOC112417398 gene encoding protein DOWN-REGULATED IN DIF1 11, coding for MTVFILENDPGFKNADRNDYLTKSDHIFQKCDRVTEPENQKFLAKCVEKIGADCGDQVYNNLTRDGSITKQCCKKLVKTGEKCHTNMAKALIRTPAMANIDPDEFLEKNQKIFDDCERTE
- the LOC25501285 gene encoding uncharacterized protein, whose product is MSKQILLLAFILHLLFGTFSVLVSVSAAPSTTSPAKLVSGFLSNAVPAFSKWVWSLKATTKTGVLSKSMMKFESGYNVETVFDGSKLGIEPYAVEVLHNGELLILDSANSNLYRISSSLSLYSRPKLVAGSAEGYSGHVDGRLREARMNHPKGITVDDRGNIYVADTANMAIRKISDSGVTTIAGGKWSRGGGHVDGPSEEAKFSDDFDVVYVGSSCSLLVVDRGNQAIREIQLHFDDCAYRYGSDFPLGIAMLVGAGFFGYMLALLQRRLGTIVESQDAQVPLTVMPSVSRSTYQKPLKSVRPPLIPSEYEPEKQEESFFGSLGKLLANAGSSMVEIMGGLFPVFRRRPQSYHQFQRQTLIQQSQKQVNDWPAQESFVIPREDEPPSIDTRAPTPRKTYPFMSKDAEKIQQLRQSKAFYSGWDGDQHQQQQPQPQPQPQQQQQQQQQQQQKHHYRHQYQSSVPHTFYEQTNETTNEVVFGAVQEQDGKKESVVITPVEYGGSLYEHRDFRSRMSYMGYKY